Below is a genomic region from Triticum dicoccoides isolate Atlit2015 ecotype Zavitan chromosome 5A, WEW_v2.0, whole genome shotgun sequence.
ATAATGGACCGACCGCAGgtttcaaaaaaagaaagaaagaaaaggacgaATTACTTTGTAAAGGAGTCTCAGCAAAACATAAGATAACAGCAAAGTTGGCTTCACCTTATCTGAAGAACAAATGAAGGTCAAGCCAAGACCCATCACCCAGAAATCATGACAATTCATAAATCACAAGAAATAGTTTATGTCATATTCCTCAGTTATTgctctccctgatattttcctctgcAAGGTGGGCAGTTGAGATGTCATTATTAGACAGAAATGGAGGGTTGCTGAATTATTGATCTAACACTATGAAACATAGATAGTTACTATTAATCTGTCCAATACAAGGCCTCGCTGCTCTCATATCTTAAGAAGTTATATTCGATATAACTTGGATGTGAGGTTAAATACATCACGGGAGCACAGGATAACTAACCTGTATCTGTGTGGTGATGTGTCCAGCGCCCTAATTTAAATTGCATGACATTATTAATAAAACAACTACAATATCGCAGAAAATATAACTGCAGAAGTCCGAGAAAGAAATAATGTGTACCTGAAATTGCTTCACTGCCCAAGATACATCACTCCAGGTTTTTGTTTCTATGTCCTCCCATAGTAAAGGTGCCTGAACTGTCTCCACATGCTGGATAAGCCTTAAGCTACCTGTCATATGATAAATTGGAGTGAGTGAACTGCAGATTATGCTAAAAAGGGGATCACAATGTCTCAGCCGGGGCTCGCTCCTGATTTGAAGAAGACTTCTTACTTGTAACAAAGGCTTCTTCCCAAAGTTCACGCTTGGACCATGATGGTGAGACCTCACGTACTGGGATCCCAAGATCATGGCATTCCCTATTCCAAAGAAATAAACTTGTGTTAAAAGAATTCAGCATTTGACATTATGTGCAGCACAAAAAATCTAAAAAAGAATTCAAGAATCAACCGTTCCTAATGATGAACCTTTTAAAAATATTTTTGGGCAAACTTAAACCCTACAAAGGAGGGCTCCCCCGTATATTAATATAGCTCACATAACAATTCAGGGGTAAGACTGGCCCTACAGAAACAACCCTGACAATAAGGAAAATTGCATAGCGCGCCAAGGTAAGTGTGGTAACTAGTCTGTAAACTTGtgagatcaaggcaagggcactGTCAAACAGGTCAGTTTAGTTAGGAAGATAAAGTTATGGTTTGTTAAGGAAGTTGGGGATTCTATTCTTAGGAGTCTTCCATATAGAAGGGGCCATTACGCATCATGATACCGAGAAAAACCCATGACAGGTACCTCAAAGTCGACACCAGTTAATGTTTGTTAGTCTGAATTTTCCTCCACTATCTGGCCATTTATTCAAAGAGCATAGAATTTAGAGCAAACAGAGAATATTTACTCAATGGCTATCTGGCGCATAATTCCAGGGAGAACTCCATCGCTTAGTGGAGCTGTTTGTACTTCAAACTTATTTGCCATTGTTTGAACAGACAAGGGTTCATTTGACTGACGTTCCTCCTACAgaaatgttgagattttaaaataaAAACACACATCATCGGAATAACATAACTATTATCCTGAAAAGGTAGAGTAAATAATTCGGAGTGCGAATACGAGTGCTATGTTCATAGAGTGCAGGAAGACAAGCAAGGAAACTACCAATAAAAAGATGAGAGTAAAATTAGTAATAACACAGAGACCTATAAAGATCTTTGGTCCTTATTTTTACCATCTTAAATTTAACGCAAAGGAAGATGCCAAGATTCATCCTTTTAGCCTGACTCCAGCATCACAATTTATATTATGGCGACATGAAAACCACTACAGACTAGTGGACTGTCACACAGATATGAGTGAACCTTGTACCAGTTAGAACCGCTCCTAAGGATATTTGAGAGATTGCCTTTCACTTGTGCATTGCAACTACAGATGAAATTGCGTTCCAATTTTAGGTGGGTTGTTTAGTTCCACTTTAACTTGTTTGCACTgggagaaatctgaatccttgccgTTGCCGTTGAAGTGAAAATGTCTCTAACCTTCCGGCAGACGACGAAGAAGTTTGTAACACTGCCTTCAAGAAGACGATCCCCATCGTTGGTCAGCAAGAGCTCCGTGGCTCCAGGAGGCCTCATCTTCTCCATACTCTTCCTCATCCTGGCCCAAGGAGCGtacttggcggcggcggcctcccttCCGCTCCCGGCCACTGCAAGCCTCGCCCCGGCGTCCCCGAAGACCGGAGGCACGTACGCACCCAAGTGGACGCAAACCTCCAAACCATCCGCCGCCCCACCAGCTCGAACCAACGCCGTGAGCGCCATATCTTCCCCCGAGCAGCACTCCCCAAGCGCCAGCATCCGGCTCCGCATCTCGTGGACGCCGACCCGCACGGATTGGTTAACGAGAGGCTCGATGGGCGCTGTGGAGAGAGTACCCGGCGGCGGGGCAGGGAGGCCGAGGAGGTGGGGGCGGGATTGGGCGAGGAGGCGCGCGGAGTcggcgaggcggaggaggtggCGTGGCCACCAGAGGATGAGGCCGGTGGAGGATGCGCGCGCGGTAGTGTAGGCTCCCGGAGTGGACTCGAGGAAAGCAGCCGCGGAAGGAGGAGAGTGCGGGGAGACGGCGCCGTTGGAAACCAGGACGGCCGGCGGCGACATGGCTTTTGCTGAGGAAATTGctcgttttttttttttttgagcggAGGAAATTGACACAGACGGCGTTGGTGATGGGCTGCCCCAAATTGTACAGATGGTTTCTGTTGGCCTCTGGTTTACGATCTTCATGGGCCTAGAGGATTCGTACAGGAGGGGATCATCCAGCCCAAGTGAACGAGTTGTTGTTGCTGCTCCAATCCAATTGGAGTCGATTCTAAAAGAACAATTGGAGTCATTTTGGtgatttttctaaaaaaaacactTTGGTGATATTTCATTTTACAAAGTTTTTTTGTTTCTCACAAAAAAAATCTTACAAAGTTTTTTTTTATATAGAACTAGgtagttgtccatgtgttgtaagttGTAACGGacacactactccctccgttcacgaaTATAAGATATTTTggatattttaatatggactacatactgaGTCAAATGATCGTTGTCGGCGTGTAAGCACGGCCTAGGCATAACAACAAACCAGATATTTGGTGTCTTCCCTCCTCCCAAGAAAAGTCTCCTTTCTCCTCCTGCCGGCGCTGGCGCCGATTCGCCCCACCTCCGATGGCCTTTGGGCCATGGACTTGCAGAGGATCTCAGCCCCCCGCCGACGGGAGGACCCGTTCTCATTTTTGTTAGGTTAAGCGTCTTGACTGGGGTTGTGTGGCGGCGGCGATGTCCCTCAGTAGAAATAATGTCTCCCACGTCCTATCCAAGCCCCAATGGTGCGAATAGTGTCGTCGGAGgattgtggaggtgtgtctccgtcggatctcacgggattcggttGGTGCTGGTCTTCGGTGGAACTATTTGGATCCAGTTCGTCTTCGTTAGTGTGATTACATGTTTGATATTTCCGATCTACAACTccctttgtaggatcgaaagtatgtctagagggggggggtgattagactacttgaccaaaaaaatctagcattttcccaattttcagTCTtgacagattttaacaacttagcacaagtcaagtaatcaacctacacatgcaattctaagagtatagcagcggaatgtaaaacaattgcatatgaaggtaaagggaggagtttggagggagcaaatgcaatatagacacggagatttttggcatggtttcgatagatggtgctatcgtacatccacgttgatggagacttcaacccacgaagggtaatggttgcgcgagtccacggagggctccacccacgaagggtccccgaagaagcaaccttgtctatcccaccatggccatcgcccacgaaggacttacctcactagggtagatcttcacgaagtaggcgatctccttgcccgtacaaaccccttggttcaacttcacagtcttgacggagactcccaagtgacacctaaccaatctaggagacaccactctccaaaaggtaatagatggtgtgttgatgatgaactccttgctcttgtgcttcaaatgatagtctccccaacacgcagctctctctcataggattggatttgatggaaagagggtttgagtggaaagcaacttggggaaggctagagatcaagatttatgtggttggaatggaatatcttaacctcaacacaagtgtaggtggttctctctcagaaaatgtatgttggaagtgtaggcatgttctgatggctctctccatgaatgaagattgggtggaggggtatatatagcctccacacaaaatctaaccattacacacaaatcaccaaacttggtgggaccgaatcatgaaactcagtcataccgatttagttcaaaatgtgaaatttttggtgggaccgattccattagggttagggcataacgtaatctcggtaagaccgattacacaaacttgatgggaccgatttttataataggcaaatagagagttagtcaggcaaactcggtgggaccgattcactcatctcggttagactgaaacgttacgaaggggaaacagagagtttgcattgtgaactcggtgggaccgatcgctcatctcggttagaccgaaacgttatgaaggaaaacagagagtttgcaatcccatctcggtgagaccgagatccctatcggtgagaccgaaatgactagggtttggcagtggctatgtcaaatgaactcggtggcgccgggtaggaaatttcggtgggtccgagtttgacttttggtttgtgacatatgtggatatgagaaagtagttgagggctttggagcatatcactaagcatttcgagcaagtaactcattaagcaacacctcatccccttttaatagtattggcttttcctatggactcaatgtgatcttggaccagtaaaagtaaaatgtagagtcttgagcttgagccaacatgtgttcttagtattttgaggggtccactttctgatccatgccatgccaaacattgagctttcctgaaatatttatcttgaaatagtattagctcaatgggctatatgttgttaggaattaccaaaaccacccagggatagttgcactttcaatctccccctttttggtaattgatgacaacatatagatcaaagcttcaatagATGATATTaatattgaaaaacatcgtcgctttgagaagtatgtgataagcaagagctccccctaaatttgtgcattatttaaaatttgcttttgaatgcaaatgcacaatcgattaggatcatgggttactcttccatgtcacatacatcttggtggagcgttcaaaatgatagaaattaaaagcatgcacccatcaccaagcaagtgaatgatcatatatggatataaaagatagtatcatcTAAACAAGCATTAAGGTCTATACATATTTctctccctttggcaacaagttaccaaaaagttcaaatatgcatagtgctatgcgtctctcgggcttggtcttcgggaggtggtgtagagagaactccaaggatgaaggcatccgttgatgtagttggagctggtggagtggctggtggaggtggcactggagctgtagctactGGTGCTGATGTTGTAGCTTTGGAATCTGTCACTGGCACGGCAGCAGACCTTTAACTCCTTGGCACTCGCTGAAATGCATCTGTGGTTGCcttgcctctcttctcttctgcttcctcctgaagctgctcaacggcAGTCTGTATCTAAGTTACTTTGAGATCAAGATCATAAAACTTAGTTTCTACGATCCgctccaagctctcctagttttgagtcagggtggccaagcccttctcaatcctcggtgtagactggatcagatatgcaagttgatcttgcttgctcttcaagaaaacctgagatgcctcttcaacacttggcatcttggcagctttctcagcctttgctttggctctcttctcctgtgcttgaactgatgatggttcctcctcattcatcacaacagtgttgtcttcaaatttaGGATACatgggtagatgctccttatccaacagatatgttcatgtgcccatcttggagttgatgagcttctgaatgtgtggagcatacccacaacttctcttctggtcagcagcagtcctcttaattgtctctacaatcagactcatgaccttgaacttctgagggacatcaaaaaGATGTAGCAGGTTGATAGAGTGCCCTATGATCATATTGTGATCTCCTAACTTGGGtagcagagtgtgccttaggatctagtCGATAGTAggtagaccagacaacaagaaatgtacaaatccaagcttgtgagtctccaaagctttatctgggatctccttgtacatgtttgccatggagttgtggtctttcttcttcttggcatacacatccaagtcatcctcatgttcttCTAGGGCATTGAccagcttggcccattcttcaatagtggattggtacctagtaccttcagacatccatatgatcttctcatctgggtaaaagtgagcagtggagtaaaactgcatgatcaactcataattccattttttgagcttctgtccaacaaactcatctactccacatgctttgaagctgtcataaactcctggaaagtgatcttcattctcctgaaTGAATTCCTAATCGACCCATTTCATGTCactcacaatgggcttcttgtcaagcaggataGTTTCATAAAAGTCTTGCTATTCCTTTATGTGAAAccggtagtcaactgcagtccttctcctcacagcataaggatcagactttctccacaatctcagtccagcatcttttctgatgtgcatgtctCCAGCTACTGGATgagtatcattgtggtctggaatcttgggcttcaattttctcaaaatacgagactcatcatcttcttcttcagcttcaggcaccggggccttgttcttttcttcagTAGGTATactctggtgttcctcttgggcttaGGAGGCTTCTGATCTTGAGCTTTGGGGGCtgtcttgggctttgatgttgcagcccctgactttatagcatctcccataagcttctgagctttgggtgctggagcatcctcttcttcttcttcatctccagAGGGATCtttcatcatggagggcttgccaatgactctggcaatggtcttcttgactctttcctttctcttctttccctctccagcttctttgggttcaagagtgaactccattgtttcttgagtagaggctctggccttagacgTAAGAATTCTTTTTGCTGGAGCCTTCTTATTCATTCCTAGCTTAACTGTAGCAGCTGTgctatactcctttttcagcaccttcttcttggagcttacttcctcctcagtggcaacataatcctcatcctcagattatgaggttctcttcttcctagatctggtggctgcctttggcaagttgttgggagtgctcctgctgccatcatcagaagtgctcgagggatctgaaccctcactcagctgcacatgttcctcaggcctgttctgactgtcactctgaccagacatctctgcaaactcactgacagcagacccCGTGAATAGATGTagaagagatagagtggataagcatcacaaagtgtagagtTTTTGTAAAACagatgactcaaaaacttagttttagttctccacacaaagcatttcagagctaccgatttgtaaactcggtgataccgaagcagcttttggaacctaaactagcgaACTTGGTCAGATCGAgtaatagttcggtggcaccgagactgctagggtttcacagagaattgaactcggtcacaccgatttgcggatttcggttagaccgaaaatttCAAGTGCTATggtctaagccaaatcggtgagaccgatttctacaactcggtcggtccgagatgacttcggcggagacctaaccctaaattttcaaatcaaatataACCTAAAGGATGGTTTCAGTGGATAGAGTGTTTGCATACGTGGTAAGGATCATGGTAAAACAATGTTCTATGAATCAGAGGTAAAAGAATAGCACAAGGgtcgaacccataccctagttcggcgggagttCGCTATGGCGACAACGGTGGAGCAGATTTCCGTTGACGGTGATGGAAACCAGTGGCGGGAGTTCACTGGCGGTGAGGAGATGATCCAGAGACCTGAGGAGGTAGAGCAGGACACACGCCCGGGTTGAGGAGTTTGAAGAAATtttcaaaatctcacccgtgggtatatatatcccaaCCCTgtctgtaacaccccgagaccgatgtgccaggtgtcatccagttattcgctgttgttgccatgtctttcgcttgcgtgttgcatcttgtcatgtcatcatgtactttgcatcatcatgttttcaaaacttgcatttgtcCGGGTCTTCcaattccgtccgttgtccgttctgagctcagacacactcgcacgcgcccgcggcacgtccgaaatattattttataagtggccggaaaaatgttctcggaatgggatgagacttgacgtgtggtcttattatagtgcagATAGACTGCATGTCAAGTTTcaacgcattcggagttcgtttgatgccccaacggataactatagcaacAATATAGTCGATCaaatcgtcggacattttcggtctccggaaacagtcgccgggcctctctcttttctcttctctcagcccgaggccttctgcacagcccactaccACTCACCGTCAGGCCCTACCTAAACTCTCTCGTCAGCTcgtggccctcctcgcgcgcgcgctcgaaaactgtcccggacccgacccggactatcgttaccgttgtgtccggaacatccccaaacatctacaaaacatcaccgttttctcatttgcttttcctaacccatttattctcgacCGTCGATTTTCAATCAGATGATCCAAACTCCCCTCTTTCCCTATATACATAGACTCCCTAGTCTAATTTAGGAcctaaccctagaacctagccgtcccatccatcctttcccatcgcgccgccgccagcccacctgGTCTCCTCGTCTTCCCCAAcgagccaaccacctgttgggtttcgtagtaatttcaaaaaaatttctacgcgcacacaggatcatgtgatgcatagcaacgagaggagagtgttgtctacgtacccaacgcagaccgactgcggaagcgatgacacgacgtagaggaagtagtcgtacgtcttcacgatccaaccgatcaagcaccgaaactacggcacctccgagttcgagcacacgttcagctcgatgacgatccccggactccgatccagcaaagtgtcggggaagagtttcgtcagcacgacggcgtggtgacgatcttgatgaattacagcagcagggcttcgcctaaactccgatacagtattatcgaggaatatggtggcagggggcaccgcacacggctaaggaatcgatcacgtggatcaacttgtgtcaacttgtgtgtttagaggtgcccctgcctcagtatataaaggagccaaggggggagggtgcgccggccaggaggaggaggcgcaggaggagtcctactcctaccgggagtaggactcccctccaatcctattccaactaggattcccaagggggaaagagggagaggggtggccggccacctctcctagtcctaataggactaggagaagggaggaggcgcgcagctcccttgggctgcccctttctccttttcactaaggcccatgaaggcccatgtggttcccggggggttccggtaacctcccggtaacccggtaaaatcccgatttcacccggaacacttccgatgtccaaacataggcttccaatatatcaatctttatgtctcgaccatttcgagactcctcgtcatgtccgtgatcacatccgggactccgaaaattcttcggtacatcaaaatgcataaactcataatataactgtcatcgtaaccttaag
It encodes:
- the LOC119301036 gene encoding uncharacterized protein LOC119301036, with product MSPPAVLVSNGAVSPHSPPSAAAFLESTPGAYTTARASSTGLILWWPRHLLRLADSARLLAQSRPHLLGLPAPPPGTLSTAPIEPLVNQSVRVGVHEMRSRMLALGECCSGEDMALTALVRAGGAADGLEVCVHLGAYVPPVFGDAGARLAVAGSGREAAAAKYAPWARMRKSMEKMRPPGATELLLTNDGDRLLEGSVTNFFVVCRKEERQSNEPLSVQTMANKFEVQTAPLSDGVLPGIMRQIAIEECHDLGIPVREVSPSWSKRELWEEAFVTSSLRLIQHVETVQAPLLWEDIETKTWSDVSWAVKQFQGAGHITTQIQRKISGRAITEEYDINYFL